In Microbacterium sp. zg-Y818, the genomic window CAGCAGCGTCGCCGTGTCGCCCAGGCGCTCCGCGCCCAGCCGCTCGGGATCCACGACCTCGTTGGGCACGTGGTGCTGCGGCCGGCCCTGTCTCCAGCGGGCGAAGACGCCGACCCCGAGGGTCACCGCGAGCAGCGCGGTGAGGATGAGGAGAGCATCGACGGGGTTCACTATGGCTCAGGCTAGCCCTTCCGCGTGTAGGGGCGCGCGCGCTGTGGATAAGCCGCCGGCGGCGACCGCGGGTATCGTGGCAGCCGTGACCACGGCGATCCCCACCCCGTACGAGGACCTCCTGCGCGACGTGCTCGAGCACGGCACCCGCAAGGACGACCGCACCGGCACCGGCACCACGAGCGTGTTCGGCCGGCAGATCCGGTTCGACCTGGCCGAGGGGTTCCCCCTCATCACCACCAAGCGGGTGCACTTCAAGTCCATCGCGTACGAGTTGCTGTGGTTCCTGCGCGGCGAGTCGAACGTGTCGTGGCTGCGCGAGCACGGCGTCACGATCTGGGACGAATGGGCGGATGCCGACGGCGAGCTGGGCCCCGTCTACGGCGTGCAGTGGCGCTCATGGCCGACGCCCGACGGCGGCCACATCGACCAGATCGCCCAGATCGTCGACCAGATCCGCACGAACCCCGACTCCCGCCGACTGATCGTGTCGGCGTGGAATGTCGCCGACATCCCGAGCATGGCCCTCGCGCCCTGCCACGCCCTCTTCCAGTTCTACGTCGCCGACGGCAAGCTCTCGTGCCAGCTGTACCAGCGCTCGGCCGACCTGTTCCTGGGCGTGCCGTTCAACATCGCCTCCTATGCGCTGCTGACCCTCATGGTCGCCCAGCAGACGGGCCTCGAGCCCGGAGAGTTCGTCTGGACCGGCGGCGACTGCCACATCTACGACAACCACCTCGAGCAGGTGCGCGAGCAGCTCAGCCGCGACCCGTACCCCTACCCGACCCTGCGTCTGGCCCGCACCCCGGAGTCGATCTTCGACTACCGCTACGAAGACTTCCTCGTCGAGGACTACCGGCACCACCCGGCCATTCGCGCCGCGGTGGCGGTGTGAGCGCGCCGATCGGCCTGGTCTGGGCCGAAGCCCGCGGCGGCGTGATCGGCGCCGAGGGCGGCATGCCCTGGCACGTCCCCGAGGACCTCGCCCATTTCAAGGCGGTCACCGCCGAAGCGCCCGTCATCATGGGCCGCAAGACCTGGGAATCGTTCCCGGCGCGGTTCCGGCCGCTGCCGGGGCGACGCAACATCGTCGTCACGCGCGACCCCGCCTGGGCCGCCGAGGGCGCCGAGCGCGCCGGTTCGCTGGATGCCGCGCTGCAGCTCGCCGACGCCGGCGCGGACGCCCCCGACCGCATCTGGGTGATCGGCGGCGGCGGTCTCTTCCGCGAGGCGATCGACCGTGCCGACCGGCTCGAGGTCACCGAGCTCGATCTCGACGTTGACGGCGACACGTTCGCGCCCGACCGCAGCGCGTGGCGCACGGTCGACACGGACCCGGGGGAGGGGTGGCACACGTCGCGCACCGGCGTCCGCTACCGTTTCCTCACCCTCCGGCCGGCGTCGTAGGCTCGCCCCCATGGCGAAGACGGCACTCATCACCGGCGCGAGCTCCGGGCTGGGCGCCGAGTACGCCCGGCAGCTGGCAGAGCGCGGCATGGGTCTCGTGCTCGTCGCACGGGATGCCGATGCGCTCGCCGCACTCGCAGACGATCTCACCGCTTCGCACGGCGTGGGGTGCGAGGCGCTCGCCGCCGACCTGCTCGATCCCGATGGCCTCGCCTCGGTCGTCGCGCGGCTGGGCGACGAGGACCGCCCCGTCGACATGCTCGTCAACAACGCCGGCTTCGGGTTGCCGCTGGCCTTCGAGACCAACGACATCGCCGACGAGCAGCGCCATCTCTCCCTGCACGTCGCCGTGCCGATGGCGCTCATGCGCGCCGCCCTCCCCGGCATGCTGGCCCGCCGCCGCGGGCGCATCGTCAACGTGGCATCCGTCGCCGCGTTCACCCCGCGCTCGACCTACGGCGCCGTCAAGGGCTGGCTCATCAGCTTCAGCCGCTGGGCGAACGTCGCCTACAGCCCGCGCGGGGTGATGGTCACCGCGGTGTGCCCCGGGTTCACGCACACGAACTTCCACGAGCGCATGGGCATGGAGCCGGGGCGCGAGGGCGTGCCCGCGTGGATGTGGCTCGACGCCCGCGACGTCGTGGTGGAGTCGCTGCGCGATGTCGCCCGCGGGAAGTCCGTCTCGGTGCCGTCGCTGCGGTACAAGGCGCTCGTCGCGCTCACGCGCGTGCTGCCGGACCGCCTCGTGGTCGCCACGGCGTCGAAGGGCCGCTGATCAGGCGAAGCGCCCCAGGCGGATGCCGGCGTACGCGAGTGCGGCGATGGTCTCGCCGTCGGTGATGCGGCCGTCGGCGATCATCGCGAGCGCTTCGCCGAACGGCACCCAGTGCACGGCGTCGATCCCCTCCTCGGCCTGGGTGTGCGCGGCGTCCTGCACCGTGCCGATGCCGCGGGCGAGGAAGACGTGCTCGGGGGCGACGGCGATGCCGTTCAGCGCGCTCATCACACCCAGGCTCTCCCAGTCGGATGCCGTCACGCCCGCTTCCTCGGCGAGCTCACGGCGGGCGGCGTCCAGCGGGTCCTCGCCGTCAGAGCCGCCGGCGGGCACCTCGAGCGACGCTCCGACGGTGTAACGGTCCACCGCGACCAGGCACACGCGCTGTTCGTCGTCGACGGCGACGACGAACACGGCCGGATGCCGCATCTCGACCACCCCGTAGATGCCCCGTCCGGCGGGGCCGGTGACGGCGTCCTCCCGCACGCGGATCCACCTGTTGCCGTACACCTCGCGGGTCGCTCGGGTCTGCCACGTCATGGCGCGACACTATCGGGAGCGTGCCGGTGAACCGATACCCTGGGAATATGACGCATCAGGCCAACCCGTTCGGACAGGTCCTCGTCGCGCTGGTCACACCGATGACCGCCGACGGTGAGGTCGACTGGCCCGCCGTCGAGAAGCACATGGACGACGTCATCGCCGCCGGCGCCGACGGCATCGTCGTCACCGGCACGACGGGGGAGACGAGCACCCTCACCGACCCGGAGAAGATCCGCCTCGTCGAGGTCGGCAAGGACGTCGCGGCCGGCCGCGCCAAGATCATCACCGGCGGCGGGTCGAACGAGACCGCCCACGCCATCGAGCTGTACAAGGCCAGCGAGAAGGCCGGCGCCGACGGCATCATGATCGTCACGCCGTATTACAACAAGCCCACCCAGGCGGGCATCCTCACGCACTTCCGCCTGGTGGCCGACGCCACCGACCTTCCGGTCATCCTCTACGACATCCCCGGACGCACCGGGGTCCCGATCAAGTACGAGACGATCCTGCGTCTCGCCAAGCACCCGAACATCCTCGCGGTCAAAGACGCCAAGGGCGACTTCAGCGAGGTCAGCCGGGTGCTCAACCAAACAGACCTGATGTACTTCTCAGGCGACGACGCGAACGCGCTTCCGCACCTCGCGATCGGTGCGACCGGCCTGATCGGCGTGACCGCGAACATCGCGGCCGCGCCCTATCGGGTCATCATCGACGCCGTGAACCGGGGCGACCTCGCCGCGGCCACGGTGGCTCACAAGCAGCTGGAACCCCTCGTGCGCGCAGTCATGACGCACGTGCCGGGAACTGTGAGCGCGAAGTACATCCTGCACGGCCTCGGCCGCATCTCCAGCCCCCGCGTCCGCCTGCCCCTCGTGGGGCCGGAGGAGTGGGAAGCGGCGATGATCGAGGACGAGCTTGCCCTGGTGACCGACGTCGTCGGCGCTGATTTCTCCAATTTCCGTCCCGACCGCAACGCGGCAGCTGGCGGCGCACTCCCGAAGGTTCACGGCACGACACGATGAGTCCCCACGAGATCACCTCTCCCCCCGCCCTCGCCCCCGAAACCCTCCGCGTCACGCCGCTCGGCGGACTCGGGGAGATCGGGCGCAACATGACCGTCTTCGAATACGAGGGCAAGCTGCTCGTCGTCGACTGCGGCGTGCTCTTCCCCGAGGAGCACCAGCCCGGCGTCGACCTGATCCTGCCGGACTTCGAGCCGATCAAGCACCGCCTCGACGACATCGTCGGCGTCGTGCTGACGCACGGTCACGAAGACCACATCGGGGCGGTGCCCTACCTGCTGCGGCTGAAGCGGGACATCCCCCTGATCGGCTCGGGGCTGACCCTGGCGCTGGTCGAGGCGAAGCTCAAAGAGCACCGGATCAAGCCCTACTCGCTCACCGTGAAGGAGGGGCAGAAGGAGCAGGTGGGACCGTTCGACCTCGAGTTCGTCGCGGTCAACCACTCCATCCCCGACGCGCTGGCCGTCGCCATCCACACGCCCGCCGGCATGGCGCTGGTGACCGGCGACTTCAAGATGGACCAGCTGCCCCTGGACGGGCGCCTCACCGACCTGCGCGCGTTCGGGCGACTGGGCGAGCAGGGTGTCGACCTGTTCCTCGTGGACTCCACCAACGCCGACGTGCCGGGCTTCACCCCGCTGGAGCGTTCGATCGGGCCCGTGCTCGACCAGGTCATCGCCAAGGCGCCGCGCCGCGTGATCGTCGCCAGCTTCTCGAGCCACGTACACCGTGTGCAGCAGGTGCTGGATGCCGCTCACGCCAACGGCCGCCGCGTGGCGCTTCTCGGCCGCAGCATGCTGCGCAACATGACGATCGCCGCCGACCTCGGGTACCTCACCGTTCCCGAGGGTGTGCTGATCGACTACAAGAAGGCCCAGGACCTGCCCGACGACAAGATCGTCTTCATGTCCACCGGCTCGCAGGGCGAGCCGATGGCGGTGCTCAGCCGCATGGCCAACCTCGACCACGCGATCGAGCCCGGCCCCGGCGACACGGTGATCCTGGCATCCAGCCTCATCCCGGGCAACGAGAACGCGGTCTACCGCGTCATCGACGGCCTGACCAAGCTCGGCGCGAACGTGGTGCACAAGGGCAACGCGAAGGTGCACGTCTCGGGGCACGCCGCCGCCGGTGAGCTGCTGTACTGCTACAACATCCTCAAGCCCAAGAACGTGCTGCCCGTGCACGGCGAATATCGCCACCTGATGGCGAACGCCAAGCTCGCGCAGGACACCGGCATTCCGGCCGAGCGCACCATCCTCGGCGAGAACGGCACGGTCGTCGACCTCAAGGACGGCGTGGCCACGGTGGTCGGCCAGCTCGACATCGGCTTCGTCTACGTCGACGGCTCGACGGTCGGCGAGATCACCGACGCCGACCTCAAGGACCGTCGCATCCTCGGCGAGGAGGGGTTCATCTCCGTCATCGTCGTGGTGGATGCCGCCACCGGCCGCGTGATCACCGGACCCGAGATCCACGCCCGCGGCTTCGCCGAGGATGACTCGGTGTTCGACGACGTCAAGCCCAAGATCGCCGCCGCGCTCGCCGAGGCGTCGAAGTCCGGCGTGCGCGACTCGCACGCGCTCTCGCAGGTCGTCCGCCGCACGATCGGCCGCTGGGTCAACCAGCGTCTGCGTCGCCGCCCGATGATCGTGCCGCTGGTGATCGAGGCGTAAGCCTTCCGTCACGACGCCCGCGGGCCGCCTGGTGCGGTCCGCGGGCGTTCTGCGTTCGTGGTGTGCGCTGTCGCAGTGGTCCGCGGGCCGCGCCGGGCCGGGCGAAGCGCCGCGTCGTTCCAGGCAATGTCGGTGGTCCCGACGTAGCGTGGAGGGATGGCCAGGAGCAGCAGTCCGACCACGAGCGGCCGCGCGCCCGCGAAGGGGTCGTCCTCGCGCGCCCGCAAGCCGGCCCCCGCGCCCAAGCGATACGTGGATGAACCCGAGAAACCGCCCGTCGTCGTGCGCGCCTGGATGGGGCTCGCGCACGCCACCGGGGGGCTGTTCCGAGCCTTCGGCCCCGAGACGCTCGAGAAGGACCAGCGCCGCGACGGCTTCCCGTTCCTCCTCGTGCTCATGGCGGTCGCCGGCTCCGTGGTCGAGTGGTTCTTCATCGGCACCGAGGTCGCCGCAACGATCAGCGCGTACACCGCCGGGGCGCTGCTGGGACGCGAGGCGTTCATCCTGCCGGTGCTCCTGCTGCTGCTGGCGGGCTGGCTCTTCCGGCATCCGTCGTCGGTGCACGACAACGGGCGCATCGGCATCGGCTTCGGGCTCCTGGTACTCACCATCGCGGGGTTCTGCCACGTGCTGGGTGGACGACCGCAGCCGAGCGAACTTCTGCCGTCGCTCAGTGCCGCAGGCGGCCTCTTCGGCTGGATGATCGGTGAGCCGCTGTCGTACCTGACCGAGATCGGCGCGTGCATCGTACTCGGCCTGCTCGCACTGCTCAGCGTGCTGATCATCACCAAGACGCCGCCCAACCGCATCGGGCACCGTCTCGGCGACCTCTACGCCTGGATGTTCGGCACCGAGCGAGTCGAGAAGCCGGCCAAAGCGCCCACGGCCGCGTCGTCGGGCGACGAGGACGACGCGCTGCCCTGGTGGCGGCGCAACAAGTCCGGTCGCGAGGAGGATCCCGACGACGGGATCGGCTCGCAGGACCTCACCATGCTGCTGTCGCCCGAGGGCGACACCGGCGGGTTCGACCAGGCCATCGCGCCGCCCCCGCCCCTGCCGCCTCTTCCCGTGCAGGATGCCGCGACAGAAGTCATCCATCCCGACGTGACCGACGCGGTGCGCAAGGGCAGCCGGCGCGCTGACACCGGCATCCGCGAAGACGCCACCGAGGTGCAGGGCGACGGGGAGCTGCCCGGCATGTCCGGCCTCGGCGGCGACGGCGACGGCCTGCCGCCCGCTGCGACATATCGCCTGCCCTCGACGGCCGCGCTGGCCGCCGGCACGCCCCCGAAGGCGCGGTCCGAAGCCAACGACGCCATGGTGCGCGCGATCACGAGCGTGTTCGATCAGTTCTCCGTCGACGCGCGCGTCACGGGGTTCTCGCGGGGTCCGACGGTCACGCAGTACGAGATCGCCCTCGGGTCGGGCGT contains:
- a CDS encoding thymidylate synthase, whose product is MTTAIPTPYEDLLRDVLEHGTRKDDRTGTGTTSVFGRQIRFDLAEGFPLITTKRVHFKSIAYELLWFLRGESNVSWLREHGVTIWDEWADADGELGPVYGVQWRSWPTPDGGHIDQIAQIVDQIRTNPDSRRLIVSAWNVADIPSMALAPCHALFQFYVADGKLSCQLYQRSADLFLGVPFNIASYALLTLMVAQQTGLEPGEFVWTGGDCHIYDNHLEQVREQLSRDPYPYPTLRLARTPESIFDYRYEDFLVEDYRHHPAIRAAVAV
- a CDS encoding dihydrofolate reductase; its protein translation is MSAPIGLVWAEARGGVIGAEGGMPWHVPEDLAHFKAVTAEAPVIMGRKTWESFPARFRPLPGRRNIVVTRDPAWAAEGAERAGSLDAALQLADAGADAPDRIWVIGGGGLFREAIDRADRLEVTELDLDVDGDTFAPDRSAWRTVDTDPGEGWHTSRTGVRYRFLTLRPAS
- a CDS encoding SDR family NAD(P)-dependent oxidoreductase — protein: MAKTALITGASSGLGAEYARQLAERGMGLVLVARDADALAALADDLTASHGVGCEALAADLLDPDGLASVVARLGDEDRPVDMLVNNAGFGLPLAFETNDIADEQRHLSLHVAVPMALMRAALPGMLARRRGRIVNVASVAAFTPRSTYGAVKGWLISFSRWANVAYSPRGVMVTAVCPGFTHTNFHERMGMEPGREGVPAWMWLDARDVVVESLRDVARGKSVSVPSLRYKALVALTRVLPDRLVVATASKGR
- a CDS encoding NUDIX hydrolase; the protein is MTWQTRATREVYGNRWIRVREDAVTGPAGRGIYGVVEMRHPAVFVVAVDDEQRVCLVAVDRYTVGASLEVPAGGSDGEDPLDAARRELAEEAGVTASDWESLGVMSALNGIAVAPEHVFLARGIGTVQDAAHTQAEEGIDAVHWVPFGEALAMIADGRITDGETIAALAYAGIRLGRFA
- the dapA gene encoding 4-hydroxy-tetrahydrodipicolinate synthase translates to MTHQANPFGQVLVALVTPMTADGEVDWPAVEKHMDDVIAAGADGIVVTGTTGETSTLTDPEKIRLVEVGKDVAAGRAKIITGGGSNETAHAIELYKASEKAGADGIMIVTPYYNKPTQAGILTHFRLVADATDLPVILYDIPGRTGVPIKYETILRLAKHPNILAVKDAKGDFSEVSRVLNQTDLMYFSGDDANALPHLAIGATGLIGVTANIAAAPYRVIIDAVNRGDLAAATVAHKQLEPLVRAVMTHVPGTVSAKYILHGLGRISSPRVRLPLVGPEEWEAAMIEDELALVTDVVGADFSNFRPDRNAAAGGALPKVHGTTR
- a CDS encoding ribonuclease J; the encoded protein is MSPHEITSPPALAPETLRVTPLGGLGEIGRNMTVFEYEGKLLVVDCGVLFPEEHQPGVDLILPDFEPIKHRLDDIVGVVLTHGHEDHIGAVPYLLRLKRDIPLIGSGLTLALVEAKLKEHRIKPYSLTVKEGQKEQVGPFDLEFVAVNHSIPDALAVAIHTPAGMALVTGDFKMDQLPLDGRLTDLRAFGRLGEQGVDLFLVDSTNADVPGFTPLERSIGPVLDQVIAKAPRRVIVASFSSHVHRVQQVLDAAHANGRRVALLGRSMLRNMTIAADLGYLTVPEGVLIDYKKAQDLPDDKIVFMSTGSQGEPMAVLSRMANLDHAIEPGPGDTVILASSLIPGNENAVYRVIDGLTKLGANVVHKGNAKVHVSGHAAAGELLYCYNILKPKNVLPVHGEYRHLMANAKLAQDTGIPAERTILGENGTVVDLKDGVATVVGQLDIGFVYVDGSTVGEITDADLKDRRILGEEGFISVIVVVDAATGRVITGPEIHARGFAEDDSVFDDVKPKIAAALAEASKSGVRDSHALSQVVRRTIGRWVNQRLRRRPMIVPLVIEA